A genomic region of Papaver somniferum cultivar HN1 chromosome 7, ASM357369v1, whole genome shotgun sequence contains the following coding sequences:
- the LOC113297378 gene encoding acetylornithine deacetylase codes for MDSSSSKGLIGTLNKENFVSLLKKLIGESKYVQNNPPELVPEENRIAKHVLDTLLPYSTTTKGGPLVINHVSYTPGRGNVIVEYPGTVPGKIVSFVGCHMDVVTANPDEWDFDPFSLTIDGDKLRGRGTTDCLGHVALVTELMRSLGETKPNLKSSVVAVFIANEENSSVVGIGVDGLVKDGLLDKLKHGPLYWIDTADKQPCIGTGGVISWQLRATGKLFHSGLAHKAINPLELAMEALKEMQLRFYRDFPPHPKEQIYGFATPSTMKPTQWTYPGGSVNQIPFEGSISGDVRLTPFYDMKDVVKKLQEYVEDINANIENLDSRGPASKYILPDENLRGSLEISFDEAPMMGVACDLDSRGFHVLCKATKDVVGYCKPYSITGSLPLIRELQDEGFDVQTSGYGLLATYHAKNEYCLLSDMCQGYEVFVSIISQLEDDQ; via the exons ATGGATTCCTCGTCATCGAAGGGGTTAATAGGAACCCTAAACAAAGAAAACTTTGTATCTTTACTCAAAAAACTAATCGGAGAATCAAAATATGTTCAGAACAATCCACCAGAACTAGTCCCAGAAGAAAACAGAATAGCCAAACATGTACTCGATACTTTACTCCCTTACAGCACCACAACAAAGGGTGGACCTTTGGTAATCAATCACGTCTCTTATACTccaggcagaggaaacgttattGTTGAATACCCCGGAACTGTTCCTGGAAAGATCGTATCTTTTGTTGGTTGTCATATGGATGTTGTTACTGCTAATCCTGATGAATGG GATTTTGATCCTTTCTCTTTGACCATTGATGGAGATAAGCTTCGTGGTCGTGGAACAACAGATTGCTTAGGACATGTTGCTCTAGTAACTGAGCTAATGAGAAGCCTGGGAGAAACAAAGCCGAATTTGAAATCATCCGTGGTTGCTGTATTTATAGCCAATGAAGAGAACTCATCGGTTGTGGGTATAGGTGTTGATGGTCTTGTGAAGGATGGATTGCTCGACAAACTCAAGCATGGTCCTTT GTACTGGATTGACACTGCAGACAAACAACCTTGTATTGGTACTGGTGGTGTGATATCGTGGCAACTTAGAGCTACAGGGAAGCTCTTCCATAGTGGTCTTGCGCACAAG GCTATAAATCCTCTTGAATTAGCAATGGAGGCACTTAAAGAGATGCAGTTGCGATTTTACAGAGATTTCCCTCCCCATCCTAAGGAACAAATCTATGGATTTGCAACACCATCAACCATGAAACCAACTCAATGGACTT ATCCTGGAGGTAGCGTCAATCAAATTCCATTTGAGGGTAGTATTTCAGGAGATGTcag GTTAACTCCTTTCTACGA TATGAAAGACGTTGTGAAGAAATTACAAGAATACGTGGAAGATATTAATGCCAACATAGAGAATCTAGATTCACGAGGGCCAGCTTCAAAATATATCCTTCCAGACGAAAATCTAAGAGGAAG tCTAGAGATAAGTTTTGATGAGGCTCCAATGATGGGAGTTGCTTGTGATCTTGATTCTCGTGGCTTCCATGTGTTATGCAAAGCAACTAAAGATGTGGTTGGATATTGTAAACCATACTCAATCACGGGTAGTCTGCCATTGATTCGAGAATTGCAG GATGAAGGTTTCGATGTTCAAACTTCAGGATATG GCTTGTTGGCTACATACCATGCGAAGAATGAATATTGTCTTCTATCTGATATGTGCCAAGGTTATGAAGTGTTTGTGAGCATCATCTCTCAATTAGAAGATGACCAGTAA